The genome window CCATTTGTTGATGGAGATTGCAATAATGAGGTAGGGTACAGACACAGTCACTACTTACTTCTCGAaaataaaagatttttgggaTGAGCTGGACATATTAGCCCCACTGTCTAGCTGTGACTGTGAGGAGGCAAGACCTTCCATTGAACACTTAAAATCTCAACGGTTGCTGCAATTTTTGATGGGACTGAATGAGAGTTATAGCAGTATTAGGAGCAATATATTGTCAGGGAGACCTGTTTTTAGAGTGAATGAGGTATGTGCTATTGTTACACAGGAGGAAAGCCAAAGCAATTTGGGTGTAGTTGACGTGAACAATGAGCCCTTGAACCTAttggcaagaaaggcaaaaaTGGTTAGACCTAAAACTCCAGGACTAGTGTGTGAACATTGTGGATATAAAGGGCATCTAAAGGAAAATTGCTACAAAATTATTGGTTATCTAGCAGATTTTAAAAGCAAGAAAAAGTTGGGGCAACAGAGTAGTGTGTGGCAAAAtaacaacaacttcaaacaaGGACAGCTCAAAGAAGCAAATCAGAACAACAGCGGGTTCAGTTCCTATGCCAACAACACAACAGGGTAAAGACAAGTCCAAGAACACTTCTTTACAAAAGAAGAATATTCATAATTGATGGGATTGCTGAATAAATCCCCATAAGATGGATGCAGTAGCAATATGGCAGGTACTGTTTCATTGCTATCCAATACATATACTTGTGAATGGATAGTAGATTCAGGTTCCTCACACCATATTACACCTTGCATAGAGTTGTTACAAGAACTTAGACACATAGATAAGCTACAGAACAGTAAAGTGCAAGTACCAACTGGAGGGAGATCACACATAGCTAATACAGGGAGCACAGAGATACTAGGGAAGTACATGATCACTAATGTGTTACATGTGCcatattttaaatttaatttgtTATCAGTGTCAAAATTAACTGGGGAACTTTCTTGTTCAGTCGCATTCTTCCCTAGCTTCTGAACTTACCTAAATTTATACGCATCAACTTTTGCACTCAATTGAGCCTCCAAGTCTCGAATAGAACTGCCAAATTAGTCGATCTCTTGTCCCAGTTCAGCTCTTTCTTCTATAAAGTGTTGTATCTCATTTGTAATTTTCTCGCGAAAATCTCCATATTCCTCTAATAATTTTCTGTGCATATTGTAGataattaaaattatattaaatttgAATCCACAAGTAATTTGGATTTTATCATATATTAAATACATATTAGTCCAATGATATTATGGTCTAGTATAATCGGGTCGATTATTTAAATCTAAAATGAATTGATTTAAGTAAAAGTCCAATGTATTATTGGGCTAGCCCGTCAATTGGTCTTCTATCAAATGGGTCAGCCCATAAGCCTCGAGCCCAATGACCCACTAGGGTTTTCTCGGAGACTACTCCACCCCACACCTATATAAAGGGGTCAAAGGAGAAGGCTAAGACACAAGCAAGTAAGCAGAAGGAAAGGCTAAAGAAGCTCTGAAGAATAGCATCAAGGTCTCCATACCCATCTGCAATCTCGTCTGTGGTCAAATCCCAAAAGCGAACGCAAATCATAAGCGGGCGACATCAAATCTTCTGTTCGTAATAACCCAACAACAAATCCTGATTCGTGACGACCTTCAAATTGTTCGTGACacaccaaaaatccgaaatccgtcaagttcaagatcaagctctTGAACCATCGTTTATGAGGAGAAGAATCAGAGGACTATATCTATTTAGATTCGAGATATTCTAGAGATTATAACCCATCACTTGAAATTGAATATAATATTTGTCGCTATATTTCTtgtcttgattattatttttcaagAACAAAATTTAGTTATTACAAATTTTGGCATGCTTAGTGGGACCATCTCTACCTCTTATCTCTTCTCAACTCTCAACATTCAAGATAACTAAGATGGCTTCAAAGAAGATCGACTCAAAAGCTGCTGACTCCAAGTTTTCTTCTGATGTTGAAAGTATCCTAAATGCTACTATGGGGAGTCTTGGGCCAATCACCCGAAGCAAGGCGAACGACTTGGAAAAACAAGCACTCCAAGTATCGTCTGCACCAATGCTTGCTTTGAGATTCTCATCATCCGAAGGAGAAAGATTCTCTGCTAGCAAATCAGAGAGAGGAAATAATATTGCAGAAGTTGTGGAGAAAGCTCTTGCTCAACTTACTTTATATAATACCAAGAGTCAGCTTACCCAACCTGATGATGAAGTTTTAAGTGTTGGATCTACGCCAATCTCGCCACATGACATGTTCCAAACTGTGTTCAATCCATGGGAAGGTCTCGGTTATTCTTCATTATATACAATAATCATGGAAGCAATGATGACTAACACTTCTACAATGGAGGAATAACTCGCAAATCTGACAAAGCGATTAATGGCTTAACAAAGTATGCTCAAGATCAAGATGTCCATATCACAAAATTGACAGGCATAGTTGAAAGCATGATGTATGGAGAATCAAGTCGTGCACCTGGAAAGCTCCCTGAAGTCCACGAGAAGGTTGATCCTCCAACAAAACAAGTGTCATCCGCCAAAGAACTTCATGTCTCCTCCGAAGGATCAATTCCCATCGAATAATTGAAGGAATCCATTGTAGGAACTATCAAAGATAAGTATGAGGTCGCTTCAAAGTCTTCTCTCACGTACGCAAAGTCGTATACTGCAAGAATCAATAGCTTGAAGATGCCTACCGGCTATTAACCTCCCAAATTTTAGCAATTCGACTGCAAGGGAAATCCAAAGCAACATGTCGCGCACTTTGTTGAGACATGTAACAATGcagggacttatggagattaccttgTCAAGCAGTTTGTCCGCTCACTAAAGGGGAATGCTTTTGATTGATACACCGACCTCGAGGCTGGATCAATTGATAGTTGGGACCAATTGGAGCAGTAGTTtctcaatcgcttttatagcacgAGGCATACTGTGAGCATGGTGGAACTTACGAACACTCGCCAATGAAAAGATGAACCAGTTATTGACTTTATCAACCgatggaggaatgcaagcctTAACTGCAAAGATAGACTAAGCGAAGCTTttggcatagagatgtgcatccaaggaATGCACTGGGGACTTCGTTACATCTTGCAAGGAATTAAGCCCAGGacatttgaagaactttccaCCAGTGCTCATGATATGGAGTTGAGCATGGCTTCTGTGGGAAATGAAGGGTTGCCCATCTACGAACCTCGCAAGGGAAGAGATAAGCAAGAAGTCAAGAAATGGAGCAAGTTTGTACCCAAGAATGAAAGCAAAGAATCCATGAACGTCAATGCCTTTCCTTTGAAGTTTACTACCAAGGTGAGCAAGAAACAGAGTATGAAAACAACTTTCTCTCGAGACAATACAAATCGGAAGTTGACTCTCAAAGAGATGCAAGAAAAGGAGTACCCATTTCTAGACTCCGATGTGCTTGTAATAtttgaagaactcctcgagttaaagCTTATTGAGTTGCCAAAGATGAAGTGGCCAGATGAAGGTGGAAAAAGCAATGACCCGaattactgcaaataccatcgGCTTGTAGGTCACCCTCTtgagaagtgctttgtcttcaagcACAAAGTTATGGATTTGGCTCGTCAAAAGATGATCGAGCTCGAAGACGAAAAGGCGAGCACAAACCATGTGTCCATTGCCTTTAGCTCATGTCATCCGATTGATATACACCTGTGAAAGGAATAAAGATGAAGAATTTTTGGAGAATAATAAAGTCTGAGTTGATCAACCTGATGAAGAAGGTTGGGCCCTGGTGACTCGTCGAAGACACTGTAAATTGAGTTCGCAAAAAGGATCAACGAAGCAACctattgtcacacctcctttttcccgctGGGATatggggagtttttccaatttaagtgacactattcgaaatgggattatttatttgatcagagtcgccacttggaataatttatggtgtcccaagtcaccggtttgttttaaaattccaaatcg of Nicotiana tomentosiformis chromosome 7, ASM39032v3, whole genome shotgun sequence contains these proteins:
- the LOC138895484 gene encoding uncharacterized protein encodes the protein MAGNEVTMLDHNHPLFLQARDAPGLVLIPIKLTGPENYALWSRTMKLAIRGKEKLGFVDGNYVKSKYRGELAEQWNKCNAIVLSWIGTISSELMPSIVFVSDAKKVWNDFQERFDRLNLTRIYHLLMEIAIMSCDCEEARPSIEHLKSQRLLQFLMGLNESYSSIRSNILSGRPVFRVNEVCAIVTQEESQSNLGVVDVNNEPLNLLARKAKMVRPKTPGLVCEHCGYKGHLKENCYKIIGYLADFKSKKKLGQQSSVWQNNNNFKQGQLKEANQNNSGFSSYANNTTG